aattgaaatttgccagattagtaatgttacctttgagacggtgtggtagcccaggaatgagaattacccccataatggcataccatttgaaaaagtagacaacccaaggtattgaacgtggggtatgtttagttttttttagtagccacttagtcacaaactctggccaaagttagcgttcatatttgtttttgtgtgaaaaaagcaaaaaactaatatttggccagtgtttgtgactaagtggctactaaaaatgactggacataccccatttgcaataccttgggttgtctacttttgcaaatggtatgccatcatgggggtaattcttattcctgggctaccatacggtctcaaaggcaacataactaatctggcaaatttcaatgtcaaaaaaatgaaatacaagccttatatgtgactctctaactttccaaaacaccataaaacctgtacatgtggggtactgttattctcgggagatttcactaaacacaaatattagtgttttaaaacagtaaaacatattacaacaataatatagtccataaaagtgcagtttgtttgtaaaaaatgcaaaaaacgtcacttttacttaaaatatcatcgttgtaatacaatttaccagttttaaacactaatatttgagttcagcgaagtctcccgagtaaaacagtaccccctatgtacaggttttatggtgtcttggagtgttacagggtctaatatagtgcatgcgaattaaattctctgcactttctccctgtgttgtcaggcatgtcaatcaaattttaattaatcaaatgacataattatgttaaaaaattacttaaatatacacgtagaattttaatatatatgcatttataggtatataaattctatgtgtatactaatgtaatcttttatgtaattatatgtatttatctctatatatatttgcggttatttgtattttatatatagatagatatatatagaatgtcattctaagtgtattctgtttccaatatatatatattaataacaaaatacagttacaatgaaattacatatgaatatataatttattttatattttgtttcaatattttatttatttatttaattattttatttatttattattgtaattatgcgtatatatatacaatatatatgtagatctattatatataatatatatacatatatatatgtaacgtcattctaagtgtattttaatattaaattatatactaatattaatattaaaatacattacgtatgacgttacatatatataatatgtatatatattatatatataatatgtatacatattatatatatataaaaaggcatttaatttattttataacattttaatatttatttttttacactacctaccagcagggggactgtctaatattttaaacagtccccctgctggcagatccatagccagctatagggggccatgtgatcgctctttgagagcgatcacatggcccccgggggcctcatttgccggaggggggctgcctgggctctcagacagccccccagaagaggatcgcggcggaggtgagtacacctctgctcctggggctgcaagccgttacggcgttctatgccgccgcaacggctttaaagccctttaaagccgcgacggcatagaacgccgtaacggcgttaaggggttaaagagaaaacTAAATCAATTCACTTCTCTCCCTCCTTGACTGTAGACAAAAGTATGACCTTTTCGTTCTATTACTGTTTGGAGGGAGTCATTTCGTGACATTTAATTAGTGAAATGGGCTCTGGCAGAAAAATGTATTCCTCTAGAACCAGCTAATCATTCCTGGATTATAAAGGCCAGACTTGGACAAAAATTTAGCAAAGCAAGTTAGTGTCAAAACTATTTTGGTAAATCAAGttgaaaccccccaaaaaatcccaATTACAAGCTAAGGAAACTAATTTATCAAGTGTCTTACCTTCTGCCTCCCAGGGAATTTGAACTTTGCCCTTCGCAGAGCTTCAACAACATGTTCTTTATTCTGTGTTTTGGTGCGAATAGACATGATCACCTGGCCAATGTTCACTCGTGCCACTGTGCCCTGGGGCTTTCCAAAGGCACCACGCATCCCGGTCTGAAGTCTGATAATAGACAAGTTTAGTGATTGCCAAAAGATGGTGCAACAAAGATCAGTTAAAAGAATGGATGTTTCCAAGGCCCCTTAGAGTACCCTGTATGGTAAACAAAGCACATACACAGCCCAGGAACTTTATGTATGCAGCCATTGCACACCAGCAACTGATCGCAGCAAATGATGGTCGGCTTAATTGACTGCAAATGTTTTAATTCTTAAATGTAGCAGAAAGATTGAATTGAAGACTCCACTGAGAAAAATTGTGACATACAGTTCTTAAGACATGCATTTATTAGCTTACCTATCAGCACCGGCACAGGATAACATCTTGTTGATGCGGATGACATGGAAGGGATGCAGACGCACTCTAATGTGGAAGCCATCTTTACCACAACTCTTCACCATGTATTTGTTGGCACAAATACGGGCCGCTTCAAGAGCTAGAAAAATATGTTCATCTTAAGATATTACCAATGCAGGTGGTAAGTGAACAAATACGGTAAAAACAGGCAGGCTTGCCAGTACCAGACACTAATAAGTGCAACTTGTTATCTACTTGTGATAGCAAACCTTTCTGAGCACATGTGCCCAAATTGCAACTTGAATTAAACAAAAGCAGAGGGCAGGCTGTGTGATGTGCTCTGAGTCTTCCtatatttttaaaggaccactatagctcaatgaagtggtctgggtgccagaccAATTAGTttcaaccctgcagctgaaaacatagcatgtttcactgagggttaatccagtcacTATTGGCTATCTCACtgagctgctagaggtgcttccacgattctcactgaAATTACAGCGAGAAGACaatggacgtccataggaaagcattgagtaatgctttcatatgggctgtttgaatgcaggggtggagagttcccccacagtgggagcccggcactggtgaaaggtaagtgtctgaaggggttttaaccccttcagcccagcaggagaggaACATAATGAtcctatactgccaggaaaactagtttggtTTTCTGGCACTACAGTGCACCTTTAATGCATTTCAATTAAACACTTAGCCTCCTACATGCAAAGATGTAAGTAGGAGAGGGCAATCTTCCCTGGTGTTTGTGGGGGACCCAATGTGTCTCGTGATCTAGTGGTGGAGTGGATAGCCTGAATCTCCAAATAGTAAAGGAGAAAGTGATATTAATATGGTTTCCACCAAGTGTGGTAGGCGCAAGGACCACGATGAATCAAGCAacagaacactccaaacacctcaaGCACTTTAGATTATTGAAgtgttttgtaaaatgaaattacACTTCACATAtcaagtgcaaatttcaatagagATTTAAatgtcagacaaccagtcctgttacttctttGTTTAGCTAAAATAAGAGgatctgcattggaaagtctgctTGGACAGCCAAACGCTGCAGACAAATTTTTAGCCTTTGCAAGCCACTCTTCGATTCACCCCAAATGGAAAAAATACATGACAAATTATATTGTGGAATGTACCTTTAATATGGTGAAAAGGTACAGACCATGAGCTCTACCATCTTATATACAGCATGAAAACTGCTTTTGATGGGTGGCAGACATACTTCAAACCAATACCTATCCAATGCattgtatccctttaaccccttaaggacacatgacatgtcatgattcccttttgttccagaagtttggtcactaAGGTGTTAAAGACTACATGCTAGCCATACTCGCTCTAAAGTCAGCATACTCGCTCTAAAGTCAGCATACTCGCTCTAAAGTCAGCATACTCGCTCTAAAGTCAGCATACTCGCTCTAAAGTCAGCATACTCGCTCTAAAGTCAGCATACTCGCTCTAAAGTCAGCATACTCGCTCTAAAGTCAGCATACTCGCTCTAAAGTCAGCATACTCGCTCTAAAGTCAGCATACTCGCTCTAAAGTCAGCATACTCGCTCTAAAGTCAGCATACTCGCTCTAAAGTCAGCATACTCGCTCTAAAGTCAGCATACTCGCTCTAAAGTCAGCATACTCGCTCTAAAGTCAGCATACTCGCTCTAAAGTCAGCATACTCGCTCTAAAGTCAGCATACTCGCTCTAAAGTCAGCATACTCGCTCTAAAGTCAGCATACTCGCTCTAAAGTCAGCATACTCGCTCTAAAGTCAGCATACTCGCTCTAAAGTCAGCATACTCGCTCTAAAGTCAGCATACTCGCTCTAAAGTCAGCATACTCGCTCTAAAGTCAGCATACTCGCTCTAAAGTCAGCATACTCGCTCTAAAGTCAGCATACTCGCTCTAAAGTCAGCATACTCGCTCTAAAGTCAGCATACTCGCTCTAAAGTCAGCATACTCGCTCTAAAGTCAGCATACTCGCTCTAAAGTCAGCATACTCGCTCTAAAGTCAGCATACTCGCTCTAAAGTCAGCATACTCGCTCTAAAGTCAGCATACTCGCTCTAAAGTCAGCATACTCGCTCTAAAGTCAGCATACTCGCTCTAAAGTCAGCATACTCGCTCTAAAGTCAGCATACTCGCTCTAAAGTCAGCATACTCGCTCTAAAGTCAGCATACTCGCTCTAAAGTCAGCATACTCGCTCTAAAGTCAGCATACTCGCTCTAAAGTCAGCATACTCGCTCTAAAGTCAGCATACTCGCTCTAAAGTCAGCATACTCGCTCTAAAGTCAGCATACTCGCTCTAAAGTCAGCATACTCGCTCTAAAGTCAGCATACTCGCTCTAAAGTCAGCATACTCGCTCTAAAGTCAGCATACTCGCTCTAAAGTCAGCATACTCGCTCTAAAGTCAGCATACTCGCTCTAAAGTCAGCATACTCGCTCTAAAGTCAGCATACTCGCTCTAAAGTCAGCATACTCGCTCTAAAGTCAGCATACTCGCTCTAAAGTCAGCATACTCGCTCTAAAGTCAGCATACTCGCTCTAAAGTCAGCATACTCGCTCTAAAGTCAGCATACTCGCTCTAAAGTCAGCATACTCGCTCTAAAGTCAGCATACTCGCTCTAAAGTCAGCATACTCGTTGCACTTTAGAGTGGCTTACAGCCCACGAAGATTAGTTCTCTAAAATGTATGCAAAAAAGGGCCAATCATTTTATTCTGCATGGAAAAAAGTAGTTCAAACTAGCAATGAAAGCACACAAAAAAGACAAAGTGGCACCCCAAAGATCCTACTTCACTGTTTTAAGAGATATTTGTGCCATAACTAGAGGTATTCCAAGTCCcagaactttagcttaaagaagtgGTTGAGTGAGTCTTTAAAGCACCATCTGTTGTGTGCTGAATTGTCTTTTCCCTTGTGAAGTATAGTCTAGAAATTGTAAGTGGAGGCATGGTGTTGTGATACCAGGGGAATACATAGGCCTAGCAGGTATTCTATTGCATAGCATACCTTCTGATGACAGCTGTTCATATTCGTCAGAGACCATGTGTCCACACAACGGGAACTCATCCACTTTTGCCTTCTTTCGTCCCAAGTCAAAGATCCTGATTTTGGCATCTAGATTAGTTGGCAGTTTTCAGTTCATAAGAATTAAACATCATAGCACTTCATGTACATTCTGTCAGTTTGTTTAGGCAGTCTCATTTATAGGAGTTCTAGCCATGTCAATTATTTAGCACTAGTTTAAGGGCTTACAAATGTAaccaaaaaaatgttaaaaccggGTTCCAACAAGTCATATTCAAGATCTTTCTATGAGAGACTGGCTTCTTTGAATCTGATCTTCGTTTTACATTAACATTAGCTGAAATTTAAGTCCCACAAAAACAGGATCTTCACCTTGATCAAACTTTGTATTGTCTTGGATGTAGGAGACTTGTGTTTTACTTGTACACATCAACAgtgcactgaagtggtctgggtgcagtgtccaagTCCCACTTAGTTAGGCAATGTACATCATTGCAGCCTAAGACACTACAATAATTATATAGTAGGACTAAGACTGCCACCACCACTTCCTGATGGTTAGGAAACTTCACATCTAGCATTAGTtaaagccccataggaaagcattgaagctcACATGCTTAAGAGGCTCCTTTTCCCCAGCATTCCGAGTGGAGATAGGGAGAAGCAGGcagcaggcaaaaaaaaaaacattcccaaaATGTGCTACTTCCCCTGTGGGGCGTCAGACGCATTTTTAAAAAAGTGCTCTTCTGCCTACTTTCTTCTAGAATATGGTACCAAAGAGCGTGTCCAGGCTCTAGTAAtgtcccacatggattattgtaaccctctcctaattggtcttcccaaaaactgTATTGCTCCGCTACAGTCTAATGAATgccgctgccagactgattttcctctagtcggtcctctcaccccTTTGTTAgtctttacattggcttcctgtatcctatataaGTCAATTCCAACCCATACCTAAAAGCATtgaccaactctagcccctcatatctcttcgCAGATCCATATGCATGCCTGTGACCTTGTCCTGTCTGCGGcttgcacccgtacagccaactcacacacgcaggacttctcacaggcagctccattcctatggaatagcctgcctaatgctagactctcccctagtcttcagtcctttaagaagtgccttaaaaaccATATTTTAAGGAAAGCTtacggcctcccagagtaacctctaccttacatacctgtctcttgctctctcctaaagggcagcactctactctcctccagctctgcttcactcctatcTATTTTGATTACTATTCctggtcctattgtgttttacacctcaCCCCCAATAgactaagcttgtttgagcagggctctcttcaacctattgttcctgcaagtttttcttgcaattgtcctatttatagccaaATTCCCTCTTATATTGTAATGCGCTACGGAATCTGCcaggctatataaatggcaaaaatacTGTACTTAAACTTTTCTAGCTTTCAAAGGGAAGCTAGCATCTTTGCAAGAAAGCCCTTGTATTCAGCTCAGCCGCTCAGAGCTTTACATCCGGCTGAGGTCTTGTGCATGCATTGTAATGCCGTTCTCACCATGCTGATGACTATAGATGACAATATACATAGATTTAATCAAgccgcttttaaccccttaagtacacatgacggaaatattccgtcatgattcccttgtgttcttaaggggttaactgtaaGAGCATGTCACTTTCTACAGAAAAACACAAATGACTGCTTTTAAGGTTAAACAATGAGAACACATACCTGGAACACCCCTACAGAAGCGAGATTTCGGGTATGGCTTGTTCTTACAGTATCTGTAGCTGAAAAGAATATAAAGTACCATTTCATAATGAAAATACAGGAAGTATTCCAACCATGATCAAAAATATATTATAGTTTGAGAACTTCTGAAAGCCTGCCAAATAGACATTAAGGTTTGTTTAGCTTTGGACAACCGTCCGCTGGCTCAGTTATAAGTTGTACATGAAGTTCAGGCACTTCTACAGAACCCCCAGATGCATGCACACTGCCAACACCTTAAAGGGTCACAAAAGGCACCAAGGTCACTTCATTTTAACGAAGTGGTTTGGATGCAAAGTCCTttagttttaattttattatgcatttttcctCATTggggtacataaaaaaaaaaggacactacacaaagcatttcagcaagctaaagtaatttaagaGCCTGGAGTGATCAATACAATGTAAACCATTGCAGGAT
This DNA window, taken from Pelobates fuscus isolate aPelFus1 chromosome 9, aPelFus1.pri, whole genome shotgun sequence, encodes the following:
- the RPL10 gene encoding large ribosomal subunit protein uL16, with protein sequence MGRRPARCYRYCKNKPYPKSRFCRGVPDAKIRIFDLGRKKAKVDEFPLCGHMVSDEYEQLSSEALEAARICANKYMVKSCGKDGFHIRVRLHPFHVIRINKMLSCAGADRLQTGMRGAFGKPQGTVARVNIGQVIMSIRTKTQNKEHVVEALRRAKFKFPGRQKIHISKKWGFTKFNADEFEAMVAEKRLVPDGCGVKYMPNSGPLDKWRALHAA